Proteins found in one Carcharodon carcharias isolate sCarCar2 chromosome 8, sCarCar2.pri, whole genome shotgun sequence genomic segment:
- the LOC121280963 gene encoding peptidyl-prolyl cis-trans isomerase-like — protein sequence WESGSTMANEQNPPIYMDIASRGNTLGCIVMELRADVIPKTAENFHALCTGEKGFGYKGLVFHRIIPGFMCQVGGSTKSNGTGGKPIYGEKFADENFQLRHRGHGTLSMANTGPNTNGSQFFKCSSDTPWLDGKHVAFDKVIVSSQVVKKMEKLDIDDGKTSSTVSIINCRQMWMELYD from the coding sequence TGGGAATCTGGCAGCACCATGGCCAACGAGCAAAATCCCCCCATTTACATGGACATCGCGTCCCGTGGCAACACCCTGGGCTGCATCGTCATGGAACTCAGGGCTGATGTGATCCCCAAAACTGCAGAAAATTTCCATGCATTGTGCACAGGCGAGAAGGGATTTGGTTACAAGGGCTTGGTATTCCACAGAATCATTCCCGGCTTCATGTGCCAGGTTGGTGGCTCCACAAAGAGTAATGGCACTGGTGGGAAGCCCATCTATGGTGAGAAGTTTGCCGATGAGAATTTCCAACTGAGGCACAGGGGGCATGGTACCTTGTCTATGGCCAACACTGGACCAAATACAAATGGATCCCAGTTCTTTAAATGCTCTTCAGATACTCCATGGTTGGACGGAAAGCATGttgcatttgataaggttatAGTGAGCTCCCAGGTTGTAAAGAAGATGGAGAAATTGGACATTGATGATGGCAAAACTAGCAGTACTGTTAGCATCATTAATTGTAGACAAATGTGGATGGAATTATATGATTAA